A single window of Oceanidesulfovibrio indonesiensis DNA harbors:
- the cobI gene encoding precorrin-2 C(20)-methyltransferase gives MTWGTLYGVGVGPGDPKLLTLRAVEVLGQADRIFAAASTKNDHSIALDIVTPHLKDGADVERLGFPMTRDKGVLAEAWRSNAARIADYLRSGKSGAFITLGDPMLYSTFAYVARELERDFPDIPIEVVPGITSMQAAAARTRTMLAAGGESLAVLSGVADEETLRSTLHCAENLVILKAYKGFGMIRRVLQEEGMAERARFASLVGHDGETVHARLDEAPDRPHYLSLVMVPAPSDRTLQTERPDDEMQQ, from the coding sequence ATGACCTGGGGCACTCTATATGGTGTGGGCGTCGGCCCCGGCGACCCCAAACTTCTGACTCTGCGCGCCGTGGAAGTCCTCGGCCAGGCGGACCGGATATTCGCGGCCGCCTCCACCAAGAACGACCATTCCATCGCGCTCGACATCGTAACCCCGCACCTGAAGGATGGCGCGGACGTGGAACGCCTCGGATTTCCCATGACACGGGACAAGGGAGTTCTTGCCGAGGCCTGGCGCTCCAACGCCGCGCGCATAGCCGATTATCTGCGCTCCGGAAAGAGCGGCGCTTTCATCACGCTCGGCGATCCCATGCTCTACTCCACCTTCGCCTACGTGGCGCGGGAACTGGAGCGCGATTTCCCGGACATCCCGATAGAGGTCGTGCCCGGCATCACCTCCATGCAGGCCGCAGCGGCGCGTACGCGCACCATGCTCGCCGCCGGAGGCGAAAGCCTGGCCGTACTCTCCGGCGTGGCCGACGAGGAAACGCTGCGGTCCACGCTCCATTGCGCTGAGAACCTGGTGATCCTCAAGGCGTACAAGGGATTCGGGATGATTCGCAGGGTACTGCAGGAGGAAGGCATGGCCGAGCGCGCGCGGTTCGCATCCCTGGTGGGACATGACGGCGAGACCGTACACGCGCGGCTGGATGAAGCCCCGGATCGGCCGCACTACCTGAGCCTTGTAATGGTGCCGGCGCCTTCCGACAGAACGTTGCAAACAGAACGGCCGGATGACGAGATGCAGCAATAG
- a CDS encoding ABC transporter substrate-binding protein, which translates to MRNFFIAFFIACAALAPLTVFAQTSIVDDAGREVTLDQPADRVIGLYGAFNEIIAGMGLMDLLVARTRADHEPPEIAALPSIGTHMRPNVELIVSLRPDVVFQMAGRRAGAEEAVAALSARGITVAIFDIHDFEGLFSAIERIGVLLGAEQAAAGLVESMRERLDNVAQAIAGHTNHPSVFYEVRYPNLLAVGSGSMVHDVIRAAGGLNCVDSGRKLVRLSEEELLRLDPNVYLVQQGPMNPNPLPPGERPHFRTLAAIKSGRVHMVDEKMFSRPGPRSVDAVEELAAILYPQSFKNTGEAP; encoded by the coding sequence ATGCGTAATTTCTTCATCGCTTTCTTCATTGCTTGCGCTGCTTTAGCGCCCCTGACCGTGTTCGCCCAGACATCCATTGTGGACGACGCAGGCCGCGAGGTGACGCTCGACCAGCCAGCCGACCGCGTCATCGGTCTGTACGGCGCGTTCAACGAGATCATCGCCGGCATGGGCCTCATGGACCTGCTCGTTGCCCGCACCCGCGCAGACCACGAGCCCCCGGAAATCGCCGCGCTGCCCTCCATCGGCACCCACATGCGACCGAACGTGGAACTCATCGTGAGCCTGCGTCCGGACGTCGTGTTCCAGATGGCCGGACGCCGCGCCGGAGCCGAGGAGGCTGTAGCCGCCTTGAGCGCCCGCGGCATTACCGTGGCGATCTTCGATATCCATGATTTCGAAGGGCTGTTCTCGGCCATCGAGCGCATTGGCGTACTGCTGGGGGCCGAGCAGGCCGCCGCCGGACTCGTCGAATCCATGCGCGAGCGGCTGGACAACGTCGCCCAGGCCATAGCCGGGCACACGAACCACCCTTCCGTATTCTACGAAGTCCGGTATCCGAACCTCCTCGCCGTGGGCAGCGGCTCCATGGTCCACGACGTGATCCGCGCAGCCGGCGGCCTCAACTGCGTGGACTCCGGCCGCAAACTGGTCCGCCTGAGCGAAGAAGAGCTGCTGCGGCTCGACCCGAACGTCTACCTCGTGCAGCAGGGGCCCATGAATCCGAATCCCCTGCCGCCAGGCGAGCGACCGCACTTCCGCACGCTCGCCGCCATTAAAAGCGGCCGCGTCCATATGGTGGACGAAAAAATGTTCTCCCGGCCCGGTCCGCGCAGCGTGGACGCCGTGGAGGAGCTTGCCGCGATTCTGTATCCGCAATCATTCAAGAACACAGGAGAAGCGCCATGA
- a CDS encoding ABC transporter ATP-binding protein, which produces MIRVENLRCGYGRRTVLADVSLAVSRGEMVGLLGPNGSGKTTLLLAISGVLIPESGRVLLDGADVHALPAKERARRMAAVPQHIEPSHDLTVREFVLMGRYPHLGFLAGYGAEDDEAAETAMRETATAHLAERFAGGLSGGELQRAAIARAFAQCPQQNAVLLLDEAASGLDVAHKLHIHDLLRARHRAGATVISAIHDLNLAALYCSRLVFMQNGRIVLDGPTAEVFTESNLSTIYDTTLTVFAHPVTGAPQCCLVPADA; this is translated from the coding sequence ATGATACGGGTGGAGAATCTGCGCTGCGGCTACGGCCGCCGCACCGTGCTGGCGGACGTGAGCCTCGCTGTGTCCCGCGGAGAGATGGTCGGCCTGCTCGGCCCCAACGGTTCCGGAAAGACAACCCTGCTCCTGGCCATTTCCGGCGTGCTCATACCAGAATCCGGCCGGGTGCTGCTGGACGGCGCAGACGTGCATGCCCTGCCGGCCAAGGAACGCGCCCGCCGCATGGCCGCCGTGCCCCAGCACATCGAGCCGAGCCACGACCTGACCGTGCGCGAATTCGTGCTCATGGGCCGCTACCCGCACCTGGGATTCCTTGCCGGCTACGGCGCCGAGGATGACGAGGCGGCCGAAACAGCCATGCGCGAGACCGCCACGGCGCACCTGGCCGAGCGTTTTGCCGGCGGCCTTTCAGGCGGCGAACTCCAACGCGCCGCCATTGCCCGGGCTTTCGCCCAGTGCCCGCAGCAGAACGCCGTGCTCCTCCTGGACGAGGCCGCATCCGGGTTGGACGTGGCCCACAAGCTGCACATACACGACCTGCTCCGCGCCAGGCATCGCGCCGGCGCCACCGTCATATCGGCTATCCACGATCTCAACCTCGCGGCGCTCTACTGCTCCCGTCTCGTTTTCATGCAGAACGGCCGCATCGTGCTGGACGGCCCCACGGCCGAGGTCTTCACCGAATCGAACCTTTCAACCATATACGATACGACGCTCACCGTGTTCGCCCACCCAGTGACGGGCGCGCCGCAATGCTGCCTGGTGCCTGCCGATGCGTAA
- a CDS encoding FecCD family ABC transporter permease, with product MTSPLRTSPPSRRSPHRGGVLSRGLVLGTGALALSAASILAACMLGPYHVPAATVWGVLTGSGAVDETSRIVVLDIRLSRAVLAWLAGAVLAVAGAAYQGVLRNPLADPFTLGVSSGGAFGAAIAIHFGLTGSLLAGTGLTVLPLAAFAGSLAALAVVLMLGRLAGPFRRETLVLAGIVVTTFLSACIAFVKSLDEEAVSAIVFWIMGSFQGRGWSHVVLFAPYAAIGTAVVLLLSKELDILALGDTQASQLGVNVGRSRLLLLFGASFAAAAAVAVSGIIGFVGLVVPHLVRLAIGGAHRPLLFVSALVGGLLLLWSDVLARIVLPGGAELPVGVVTALFGGPFFCVLLARRMRRESA from the coding sequence ATGACCTCTCCCCTGCGCACGAGCCCTCCCAGCAGACGTTCGCCCCATCGCGGCGGCGTCTTGTCGCGCGGGCTCGTGCTGGGGACGGGCGCCCTCGCGCTCAGCGCTGCCTCCATCCTCGCTGCGTGCATGCTCGGGCCGTACCATGTGCCTGCCGCCACGGTCTGGGGCGTGCTCACCGGCTCAGGCGCAGTGGATGAGACGTCGCGCATTGTCGTGCTGGACATCCGGTTGTCCCGGGCGGTGCTCGCCTGGCTGGCCGGCGCGGTGCTCGCCGTGGCCGGCGCTGCATATCAGGGCGTGCTGCGCAACCCGCTGGCCGACCCCTTCACTCTGGGCGTCTCCAGCGGCGGGGCCTTCGGTGCGGCAATCGCCATCCATTTCGGGCTCACCGGCTCGCTCCTCGCCGGCACTGGACTCACGGTGCTGCCCCTGGCGGCATTTGCCGGCAGCCTTGCGGCGCTCGCCGTGGTGCTCATGCTGGGCCGGCTCGCCGGCCCGTTTCGGCGAGAAACCTTGGTGCTGGCCGGTATCGTGGTCACCACGTTCCTTTCGGCATGCATCGCCTTCGTGAAATCCCTGGACGAGGAAGCGGTGAGCGCCATTGTGTTCTGGATCATGGGCAGCTTCCAGGGCCGGGGCTGGTCGCATGTCGTCCTCTTCGCCCCATACGCTGCGATCGGCACGGCCGTCGTGCTCCTGTTGTCCAAAGAACTGGACATACTCGCCCTGGGCGACACCCAGGCGAGCCAGCTCGGCGTCAATGTCGGCCGATCGAGGCTGCTGCTCCTGTTCGGCGCGAGTTTCGCCGCCGCGGCGGCTGTGGCCGTTTCCGGCATCATCGGCTTCGTGGGCCTCGTGGTCCCGCACCTGGTCCGGCTGGCCATCGGCGGCGCGCATCGGCCGTTGCTTTTCGTCTCGGCATTGGTTGGCGGACTGCTGCTGCTATGGTCGGACGTACTTGCACGCATAGTGCTTCCCGGCGGGGCGGAATTGCCCGTAGGCGTGGTCACCGCACTGTTCGGCGGTCCCTTCTTCTGCGTGCTGCTGGCCCGTCGCATGCGAAGGGAATCCGCATGA
- a CDS encoding sirohydrochlorin cobaltochelatase, with amino-acid sequence MTSQSIFRHATRRILGLCAGMLCLALFAPAPAFAGHGGSLPDKHGILLVAFGTSVPEARKALDNIDAKVKAAFPGVEVRWAYTSKTIRAKIAEETGETLRSPAEALAAMMDEGFTHVAVQSLHTIPGEEFHGLVQTAHSFRGMPKGIKKIVVGDPLLAKSEDLAAAADALIATLPEKRSPGEAVVFIGHGTHHPADVYYAALQHYLGKRDPNVFVGTVAGNPTLDDVLAELENAQPQTAYLLPFMSVAGDHAMNDMAGDEPDSWKSVLTDKGITAVPVLRGTAEVDPIVDIWVDHLRAAFDQLQ; translated from the coding sequence ATGACGTCGCAATCCATCTTCCGCCACGCAACCCGTCGCATCCTCGGCCTCTGCGCCGGCATGCTCTGCCTGGCCCTGTTCGCCCCTGCCCCCGCTTTTGCCGGGCACGGCGGCTCGTTGCCGGACAAACACGGCATCCTGCTGGTTGCTTTCGGCACGTCCGTTCCCGAAGCGCGCAAGGCCCTGGACAACATCGACGCCAAAGTCAAAGCCGCGTTCCCGGGTGTGGAGGTGCGCTGGGCGTACACGTCCAAGACCATCCGCGCAAAGATCGCCGAGGAGACCGGCGAAACGCTGCGATCCCCGGCCGAAGCACTGGCCGCCATGATGGACGAGGGATTCACCCATGTGGCCGTGCAGTCCCTGCACACCATTCCCGGTGAGGAATTCCACGGCCTGGTCCAGACGGCCCATTCCTTCAGAGGCATGCCCAAAGGCATCAAGAAGATCGTGGTGGGCGATCCCCTCCTCGCCAAGTCGGAGGATCTCGCGGCGGCGGCGGACGCGCTCATCGCCACATTGCCCGAAAAGCGCAGCCCCGGCGAGGCCGTCGTCTTCATCGGCCACGGCACCCACCATCCGGCGGACGTATACTACGCCGCCCTGCAACACTACCTCGGCAAGCGCGACCCCAACGTCTTTGTCGGTACAGTGGCAGGCAATCCGACTCTGGACGACGTGCTGGCCGAACTCGAAAACGCACAGCCCCAAACGGCGTATCTGCTCCCCTTCATGTCCGTGGCCGGCGACCACGCCATGAACGATATGGCCGGAGACGAGCCCGACTCCTGGAAGTCCGTGCTGACCGACAAGGGTATCACCGCCGTTCCCGTGCTGCGCGGCACCGCCGAGGTCGACCCCATTGTAGACATCTGGGTGGACCACCTGCGCGCCGCGTTCGACCAGCTCCAATAG
- a CDS encoding DMT family transporter, producing MQRDTLTADLLLLLTALIWGFAFAAQRMGNEFVGPFTYNGIRFALGAVSLVPVIRWLDRRSVGKQVEQALKKPFPFWVAALLAGLVLFGGASLQQVALVYTTAGKAGFITGLYVVIVPIIGLFLGQHAAKGHWFGAMCAVLGLYFLSVTDSFTLAPGDGMVLLGAFFWAGHVVMLSWLAPRFDAVRLACGQFVVCAVIHLIIAFFTEELTMAGLRGAAWPIIYGGAVSVGVAYTLQVVAQRRANPAHAAVLLSMETVFAAFGGWLFLSETLGPRGLIGCGLMLAGMLVSQRSDMKAS from the coding sequence ATGCAACGCGATACGCTGACTGCCGATCTTTTGCTTCTGCTCACGGCGCTCATCTGGGGCTTCGCCTTCGCCGCCCAGAGGATGGGCAACGAGTTCGTCGGACCGTTCACCTACAACGGCATCCGCTTCGCCCTGGGCGCGGTGTCTCTGGTGCCGGTCATCCGCTGGCTGGACAGGCGTTCCGTGGGCAAGCAGGTGGAGCAGGCGTTGAAGAAACCCTTCCCGTTCTGGGTCGCGGCGCTGCTGGCCGGTCTCGTGCTCTTCGGCGGCGCCAGCCTTCAGCAGGTGGCGCTCGTCTACACCACAGCGGGCAAGGCCGGATTCATCACCGGCCTGTACGTGGTCATCGTGCCCATCATCGGGCTTTTCCTGGGGCAGCACGCAGCAAAGGGCCACTGGTTCGGCGCGATGTGCGCGGTGCTCGGCCTGTATTTCCTCTCCGTTACGGATTCCTTCACCCTTGCGCCCGGCGACGGCATGGTCCTTCTCGGCGCATTTTTCTGGGCCGGGCACGTGGTCATGCTTTCCTGGCTAGCCCCGCGGTTCGACGCCGTGCGACTGGCGTGCGGACAGTTCGTGGTCTGCGCGGTCATCCATCTGATCATCGCGTTCTTCACGGAAGAACTCACCATGGCCGGCCTGCGCGGTGCGGCATGGCCTATCATTTACGGCGGAGCTGTCTCGGTGGGCGTGGCCTACACTCTGCAGGTGGTGGCGCAGCGCCGCGCCAATCCGGCGCACGCCGCGGTGCTGCTCTCCATGGAGACAGTGTTCGCCGCCTTCGGCGGCTGGCTGTTCCTGAGCGAGACCCTGGGTCCGCGCGGGCTCATCGGCTGCGGCCTCATGCTAGCGGGCATGCTCGTGTCGCAACGGTCCGATATGAAAGCATCCTGA
- a CDS encoding NfeD family protein, producing MSATLVWFLVGVAFLVAELMVPGFILLFFAMGSWFTAVVLLFFPELPVQWQIAGFVAASLAFLFSLRRVAMRTFSGTQSPEAGEEADPMVGRNAIVTKPILPGQPGEVKCMGSYWRAESTVPLDAGTAVRVAARPTADGLTLEVYPLIPEANES from the coding sequence ATGTCTGCAACCCTCGTGTGGTTTCTCGTCGGCGTCGCCTTCCTGGTAGCGGAACTTATGGTTCCCGGGTTCATTCTGCTCTTTTTCGCCATGGGCAGTTGGTTCACCGCCGTGGTCCTGCTGTTTTTTCCCGAGTTGCCCGTCCAATGGCAGATCGCTGGATTCGTGGCGGCGTCCCTGGCGTTTCTGTTCAGCCTGCGCCGGGTCGCGATGCGCACCTTTTCCGGCACGCAGAGCCCTGAAGCGGGCGAGGAGGCCGACCCGATGGTTGGTCGCAACGCCATCGTGACCAAACCCATCCTCCCCGGCCAGCCCGGCGAGGTCAAATGCATGGGCAGTTACTGGCGCGCCGAATCGACGGTGCCGCTGGACGCCGGCACGGCGGTGCGCGTGGCCGCCAGGCCCACGGCGGACGGTCTGACCCTGGAAGTCTATCCCCTTATTCCGGAGGCGAATGAGTCATGA
- a CDS encoding SPFH domain-containing protein, producing the protein MSESLVMVAILAAIVIILFLKTARVVPQKSEFVVERLGRYYKTLGAGFHILIPFLDRVAYKRSLKEEVMDIPSQICITRDNVSVEVDGVIYLMVVDSKLSSYGIENYKVGASQLAQTSLRSAIGKIDLDKTFEERESINQQVVEAVDEAAQNWGVKVLRYEIKDITPPNSVMAAMEGQMKAEREKRAAISISEGDRQSRINRAEGARQEAIALSEGEKMKRINEAEGRAREIELFADATAQGIRTVAEALAERGGVAAANLRIAERYIQEFGNIAKETNTLVIPSNVSDVSSMVATLTTVLEGVQSKKGDKE; encoded by the coding sequence ATGAGCGAATCTCTCGTGATGGTGGCGATACTTGCCGCCATCGTCATCATCCTGTTTCTCAAGACGGCGCGCGTGGTGCCGCAGAAGTCCGAGTTCGTGGTGGAACGGCTCGGCAGGTATTACAAGACCCTCGGTGCGGGCTTCCATATCCTCATTCCTTTCCTGGACCGCGTGGCCTACAAGCGCAGTCTGAAGGAAGAGGTCATGGACATCCCCTCGCAGATCTGCATCACACGGGACAACGTCTCCGTGGAGGTGGACGGGGTGATCTACCTCATGGTGGTCGATTCCAAACTCTCCAGCTACGGCATCGAGAACTACAAGGTGGGCGCCAGCCAGCTGGCGCAGACGTCCCTGCGCTCTGCCATCGGCAAGATCGACCTGGACAAAACCTTCGAGGAGCGCGAATCCATCAACCAGCAGGTAGTGGAAGCCGTGGACGAGGCGGCCCAGAACTGGGGCGTGAAGGTGTTGCGTTACGAAATCAAGGACATCACCCCGCCCAACTCGGTGATGGCCGCCATGGAAGGGCAGATGAAGGCCGAGCGCGAGAAGCGCGCCGCTATCTCCATCTCCGAAGGCGACCGCCAGTCGCGCATCAACCGCGCCGAAGGCGCCCGGCAGGAGGCCATCGCCTTGTCCGAAGGCGAGAAAATGAAACGCATCAACGAGGCCGAAGGCCGCGCCCGGGAAATCGAACTCTTTGCCGACGCCACGGCCCAGGGCATCCGAACCGTGGCCGAAGCGCTGGCCGAGCGCGGCGGCGTGGCCGCCGCCAACCTGCGAATCGCCGAGCGCTACATCCAGGAGTTCGGCAACATCGCCAAGGAAACCAACACACTGGTCATTCCCTCCAACGTCTCCGATGTCTCCAGCATGGTCGCCACGCTGACCACTGTGCTGGAGGGCGTGCAGTCGAAGAAGGGGGATAAGGAATAA
- a CDS encoding M16 family metallopeptidase, whose amino-acid sequence MISFIGPTPQALAIQESDVGHTLIHLENGMSVLVQEDDRFPLASVRLYVHTGSAYEAADQAGISHLLEHMVFKGTEDRAPGDVARDIEAVGGYVNAATSFDYTVYLSELPAERWQLALDVFKDMIFGAAIDPEELEREKQVVLSELQRGEDNPSTLLFKDIQKKVWPETSYAWPVIGYPETVTSIRPEDVKEYIERQYQPQSMLLVVVGKVSAEEAVAEAERVFGGLRNTRSITPPNPLPLKLLGTEGPQVTVRNGPYNKTYLSAAFPAPGFRATDATGLEVLAHLLGGDYTARLYRTYKYEKQLVDTVSMSYLALERVGMLYLHAVLDSGNLETFWSQLMEEFASLSGDDFSEDALDRAKLNMEDSLYQTKETLGGLASKLGFFQFFEGNPLAEENYLAELRQVNHATLDRLITSYLAPSRLSVSTLMPAEATEGDAPVRDDSAVSVEHALAGIIAEKWTQEAEPGRDSIATSKDKTVGEAEYMDLGNGRTLVLLPDPTLPYTAVSLHFRGGDLLITEDKQGLSELLGRVLPRGVQGMSTTEIQDYLSARAADLNTSAGRDLLGVSAKFPTRFSEDVLDLVVQVLTEPTFPKEEVAREKNNQLATIMKREDQPMGRMFRELFPQLFMDHPYGYYHMGQPDDLEALTREDVLALWEQQRSQPWVMSVCGDFDREIVVATAERLAEELPATDDPVAFTAPAWRDVREFALHMEDRNQAHLLLVFPVPGQGQEDGPGLRLLRNSLGGMSGPLFRTLRDEQGLGYSVSTFLWQSPESGFLAFYIGTSPEKLDQAREGFRTLITRLHETPMDEESVERGKNQLSGDYYREHQSLLSRSTEASGLMAQGLPHDLNREAIEAAQSLTAADLKELANKYLQLDKAYEVTLQP is encoded by the coding sequence ATGATCTCGTTTATCGGACCGACCCCCCAGGCCCTGGCCATCCAGGAAAGCGACGTGGGACATACGCTGATACACCTAGAAAACGGCATGAGCGTCCTCGTCCAGGAGGACGACCGCTTCCCGCTCGCATCCGTACGGCTCTACGTGCACACCGGTTCGGCGTACGAAGCCGCGGATCAGGCCGGCATCAGCCACCTGCTTGAACATATGGTGTTCAAAGGCACGGAGGACCGCGCTCCCGGCGATGTGGCCCGGGACATCGAAGCTGTAGGCGGCTATGTGAACGCGGCCACCAGCTTCGACTACACGGTTTATCTCTCCGAACTCCCGGCAGAACGCTGGCAGCTCGCCCTGGACGTGTTCAAAGACATGATCTTCGGCGCGGCAATCGACCCGGAGGAGCTGGAGCGCGAGAAGCAGGTCGTCCTGTCCGAGCTCCAGCGCGGCGAAGACAACCCCTCCACCCTGCTCTTCAAGGATATCCAGAAAAAAGTGTGGCCGGAGACCTCTTACGCCTGGCCCGTCATCGGCTACCCTGAAACCGTCACCTCCATCCGGCCCGAGGACGTGAAGGAATACATCGAGCGGCAGTATCAGCCGCAATCCATGCTCCTCGTCGTGGTGGGCAAGGTCTCTGCCGAGGAGGCTGTGGCCGAGGCAGAGCGAGTGTTCGGCGGACTCAGGAACACCCGCTCCATCACACCGCCCAATCCGCTGCCGCTGAAGCTCCTGGGAACCGAAGGGCCGCAGGTCACCGTACGCAACGGCCCCTACAACAAGACCTATCTCTCGGCGGCGTTTCCGGCTCCCGGCTTTCGCGCCACGGACGCCACCGGCCTGGAAGTCCTGGCCCATCTGCTGGGGGGGGACTACACTGCCAGACTCTACCGAACCTACAAGTACGAAAAGCAGTTGGTGGATACAGTCTCCATGTCCTACCTGGCTCTCGAGCGCGTGGGCATGCTCTACCTGCACGCCGTGCTCGACTCCGGCAACCTCGAGACGTTCTGGAGCCAGCTCATGGAGGAGTTCGCCAGCCTGAGCGGAGACGATTTTTCGGAAGACGCCCTGGACCGCGCCAAACTCAACATGGAAGACTCCCTCTACCAGACCAAGGAAACCCTGGGCGGACTCGCCAGCAAACTCGGTTTCTTCCAGTTCTTCGAGGGCAATCCACTGGCCGAAGAGAACTATCTGGCCGAATTGCGGCAGGTGAACCACGCCACTCTGGACCGGCTCATCACGTCATATCTTGCGCCGTCGCGCCTCTCCGTTTCCACGCTCATGCCGGCGGAAGCCACCGAGGGCGACGCCCCGGTGCGCGACGACAGCGCCGTAAGCGTGGAGCACGCACTGGCCGGCATTATCGCAGAGAAATGGACGCAGGAAGCGGAGCCGGGACGCGATAGTATCGCCACCAGCAAGGATAAAACCGTCGGTGAAGCCGAGTACATGGACCTGGGCAACGGCCGCACCCTGGTGCTGCTGCCCGATCCCACGCTGCCGTACACAGCCGTGTCCCTGCATTTCCGCGGTGGCGACCTGCTCATTACCGAGGACAAGCAGGGGCTCTCCGAACTTCTGGGCCGCGTGCTGCCGCGGGGCGTGCAAGGGATGTCCACCACCGAGATTCAGGACTATCTCTCGGCCCGCGCCGCGGATCTGAACACCAGCGCCGGCCGCGACCTGTTGGGCGTCTCTGCCAAGTTCCCCACTCGCTTTTCTGAGGACGTGCTCGACCTCGTCGTCCAGGTCCTCACCGAGCCCACGTTCCCGAAAGAAGAGGTGGCGCGGGAAAAGAACAACCAGCTGGCCACCATCATGAAACGCGAGGACCAGCCCATGGGCCGCATGTTCCGCGAGCTTTTCCCACAGCTGTTCATGGACCACCCATACGGCTACTACCACATGGGCCAGCCGGACGACCTGGAGGCCCTGACACGCGAAGACGTGCTGGCGCTCTGGGAACAGCAGCGCAGCCAGCCGTGGGTGATGTCCGTGTGCGGCGATTTCGATCGCGAAATCGTGGTCGCGACGGCCGAGCGCCTGGCCGAAGAACTGCCGGCAACGGACGATCCCGTTGCCTTCACCGCGCCCGCATGGCGTGATGTCCGTGAGTTCGCCCTGCACATGGAGGACCGCAACCAGGCGCACCTGCTGCTGGTCTTCCCGGTGCCCGGCCAGGGTCAGGAGGACGGCCCGGGACTGCGCCTGCTGCGCAACTCTTTGGGCGGCATGAGCGGCCCGCTCTTCCGCACCCTGCGAGACGAACAGGGCCTGGGCTACTCCGTTTCCACCTTCCTCTGGCAGAGCCCGGAGTCCGGCTTCCTCGCCTTCTACATCGGCACCTCGCCGGAGAAGCTCGACCAGGCGCGGGAAGGCTTCCGCACCCTTATCACCCGGCTGCACGAAACTCCCATGGACGAGGAGAGCGTGGAACGCGGCAAAAACCAGCTTTCAGGCGACTACTACCGCGAGCACCAGAGCCTGCTGAGCCGGTCCACTGAAGCCTCGGGCCTGATGGCGCAGGGCCTGCCGCATGATCTGAACCGCGAGGCCATTGAGGCGGCCCAGTCTCTGACAGCCGCGGACCTCAAAGAACTCGCGAATAAGTACCTGCAGCTGGACAAGGCCTACGAGGTGACGCTGCAACCGTAG
- a CDS encoding PP2C family protein-serine/threonine phosphatase: MSIIDNTATSNKATPSDGGVPSPTVLVVDDEYVNTVLLDGILRGAGFDTLVAASGSEARSLAQTRNPDLILLDVMMPEEDGFETCRLLKQDARTADIPIIFISAMSDVKSKVAGLELGAVDYIAKPFENAEVVARIRLHLKLQFAVRALVEAQAAKLAQITAAQQAILATPEDVPGASFAVRYVPALEAGGDFYDVFPAGAGMHMYFVADVCGHDLGASFVTSSLKALLRQNSGPLFTPLETMKHMNLVLKSILQNGRFLSAQTLVVNRETATFELISAGHPSPVLVKASGETHILHTEGDVLGVFENAWLDVLGQCFEPGDRIYLYTDGLVERYAEGAKANLLERERELLDALREKRGLPLEQAVSEVVDSMFRQFGPPQDDVVLLGVEL; this comes from the coding sequence ATGAGCATAATCGACAACACAGCAACCTCCAACAAGGCGACTCCCAGCGACGGGGGCGTACCCAGTCCCACGGTGCTCGTGGTGGATGATGAGTACGTCAACACGGTTTTGCTGGACGGCATTTTGCGTGGCGCGGGATTCGACACCCTGGTTGCTGCGAGCGGCTCCGAGGCCAGGAGCCTGGCGCAAACCAGAAATCCGGACCTCATCTTGCTGGATGTAATGATGCCCGAAGAGGACGGCTTCGAAACCTGTCGTCTGCTCAAGCAGGACGCAAGGACGGCGGATATCCCGATCATCTTCATTTCGGCCATGTCGGACGTGAAGAGCAAGGTGGCCGGCCTGGAGCTCGGCGCCGTGGATTACATAGCCAAGCCTTTTGAAAATGCCGAGGTCGTGGCGCGAATCCGCCTGCACCTCAAACTTCAGTTCGCGGTGCGTGCGCTCGTTGAAGCACAGGCAGCCAAGCTCGCCCAGATCACGGCGGCGCAGCAGGCAATTCTGGCCACGCCGGAGGACGTGCCCGGCGCGAGCTTTGCCGTGCGCTATGTTCCTGCTCTGGAGGCCGGGGGCGACTTCTACGACGTCTTCCCGGCAGGAGCAGGCATGCATATGTACTTCGTGGCTGACGTCTGCGGGCATGATCTCGGCGCTTCCTTCGTCACATCCTCGCTCAAGGCGCTCCTGCGGCAGAACTCCGGGCCGTTGTTCACGCCGCTGGAGACCATGAAGCACATGAACCTCGTGCTCAAAAGCATCCTGCAGAACGGCCGGTTCCTTTCCGCACAGACCCTGGTCGTTAACCGCGAGACCGCAACCTTCGAGCTGATCTCCGCCGGGCATCCCTCCCCGGTGCTGGTGAAAGCGTCCGGCGAAACCCACATCCTGCACACGGAAGGCGACGTGCTCGGCGTGTTCGAAAACGCCTGGCTTGACGTGCTCGGACAATGCTTCGAGCCGGGCGACAGGATATATCTGTATACGGACGGCCTTGTGGAGCGGTACGCGGAAGGCGCGAAGGCAAATTTGCTGGAAAGGGAGCGCGAGTTGCTCGACGCATTGCGGGAAAAGCGCGGCCTGCCGCTGGAGCAGGCCGTATCCGAGGTGGTGGACTCTATGTTCCGGCAGTTCGGGCCGCCACAGGACGACGTGGTCCTGCTAGGCGTGGAGCTGTGA